Proteins from one Triticum aestivum cultivar Chinese Spring chromosome 7A, IWGSC CS RefSeq v2.1, whole genome shotgun sequence genomic window:
- the LOC123146904 gene encoding putative disease resistance protein RGA4, producing the protein MAESLLLPLVRSMAGKAADALIETVSRMCGLDDDRQTLERHLLAVECKLANAEEMSETNRYVKSWMKELKSIAYQADDVLDDFQYEALRRESKVGKSTTRKALSYITCHSPLLFRFEMSRKLKNVLKKINKFF; encoded by the coding sequence ATGGCAGAGTCGCTGCTTCTCCCTCTAGTGCGCAGCATGGCTGGCAAGGCTGCAGATGCACTCATCGAGACGGTGAGTCGTATGTGTGGCCTCGACGATGATCGCCAAACGCTCGAGCGGCATCTACTAGCCGTCGAGTGCAAGCTGGCAAACGCCGAGGAGATGAGCGAGACAAATCGCTATGTCAAGAGCTGGATGAAGGAGCTCAAGTCCATCGCCTACCAGGCTGATGACGTGCTCGACGACTTCCAGTATGAGGCGCTGCGCCGCGAGTCTAAGGTTGGCAAGTCCACTACCCGAAAGGCACTCAGCTACATCACGTGCCACAGCCCGCTGCTCTTCCGCTTTGAAATGAGCAGGAAACTCAAGAACGTCCTCAAGAAGATCAATAAATTTTTTTGA